CGCCGGGCAGGAACAGGTCGCGCGCCTTCGCCAGCCGCAGGGCGAAATCGGCCGGCGAGCCGACCGTCGTCGCGGGCAGCCCGCCGGCCAGTGCCGGCGGCGCCGTCGAGAGGATGCGCGTCAGCGCGGCCTGCAAGGCGGTGGCGAGGCCTCGCAGAGTCGCCGCGTCCGGCTCGGTGCCCGCCCGCGCGAACAGGGCCGCGCTCACGCTCGGCCCGCCGAGCCACGTGGCGGCCTCGCGGGCCGTGCGCAGGTCGACCGCGACCACCGCGGCGCCGTCCTCCACGATCCTGCTCACGTAGGGCTCGCTCAGCACCGCCGCCGCCACCTGGCCTCCCTCGAGCGCACGGGCCGCACCTCGCTCGCCCAGGCTTCGCAGCATCACCTGCTGGGGCGCCACGCCGGCGTGGGCGAGCAGGAAGGCGAGCGCCTGGTCCTCCGGCGCGCCCGGCGCGGGCACGGCCACGGTCTGACCGACGAGATCGGCCGGCGAGCGAATCTCGTCCTTCCGGGCCGGGTTCACCAGCAGCGCCACCGGCGGCGCGGCCGTGAAGCCCCAGACGAGGCGCGGCGGCCGGCCGTCCACCGCGCCGAGCCGGAGCGCCGAGTCGAGCGAGGTGGCGGCGAGAGACGCCTGGCCCGAGGCCAGCGCCTCGGCGGCGCTCGGCTCGGAGCGGTAGGGTCGCAAGGTGACGGCGAGGTTCTGGGCGGTGAAGAGGCCCTCGGCCTGCGCCACGTGCAGGGGCAGGTACTCGGGTGACGTGGCCGGCCCCGCCACCGCGATCGTCAGCGAGGCCTGCAGCAGCACGAGCCAGGCGATCATCGCGCCGCCGCGACCTCCTGGAGCAAGCGCACGATCCGGTCGGCGGCGTCGGGCTGGGCGAGGCTCCTGGCACGCTCTCCCATCGCGGTCAGCGCCGCGGGGTCGGCGAGGAGCCGCGTCACCGCATAGGCCAACCCGTCCGGCGTGAGCGAGACCTGCGGGAACATCACCGCGCCGCCGGCCGCCTCGACGAGCCGGGCGTTGGCCGTCTGCTCATCGCCGCTGGTGCCGGGCAGGGGCACGTACAGGGCGGGGAGGCCGAGCTGGCAGCACTCGTTGACGGTGCCGGCGCCGCTGCGCCCGACGATCAGTGCGGCCGCCGCGTAGACATCGCGCAGCTCGGCGCTCACGTAGGGCTGCAGCGCATAGCGGCGGTGCAGCGACTCGGGCAGGGCCTGGGCGCGGGCGGTCAGCCAGGCGCGGTCGTCGGTCGCCGGGTTGTCGCCGCACTGGTGGATCACCTGGCAGACCTCGAGCAGCCGCGGCAGCGCGGCACCGACGTCGCGATTGAGCCGGTGGGAGCCCTGGGCGCCACCGGTGACGTAGACGATCGGCGCCGCGGGATCGAGACCGAAGCGGCGGCAGGCTTCGGCGCGGGAGCCGCCGCGCAGCTCGGGCCGGAGGGGATTGCCGGTCAGCACCGTGCGCTCGCGCGGAAACTCCTCGCCGGTCATGGGGAAGGTGAGCGCAATCCGCCGGGCGAAGCGGCCGGCGACCCGGTTGGCCAGCCCGGGCACGCTCGTCTGCTCGTGCACGACCACCGGGATGCGAAGCGCGCGCGAAGCCAGGGCCGGGGGCAGCGCCACGAAGCCGCCGGTGGCGAGCACCACCGACGGGCGCAGCCGCCTCAGCAGGCGCCAGGACCGGGCGAGGCCGGCGGGGGCGCGCACGGCAAGGTCCGGCACGTTCTGCCAGTCCCAGTAGCGGCGCAGCTTGCCCACCGGGATCGTGTGGAACGGCACGCCCGTCTCGGGCACGCGCCGCGCCTCGATGCCGCGGCGGCTGCCGATCCAGTGCACCTCCGCGCCGATCTCCCGAAGCCGCGCGGCGACGGCGAGGCCGGGGCTCGTGTGCCCTCCGGTGCCGCCGCCCGCTATGACGACTCGCATCGGGGCGGACGACCGGGCGAATGCACGCGCGCGGTGCGCGGATGACCGTGTACTTCTGTACGGCTCTGTCTTATGCGGGGGCCCAGAAATGGCCCCCGCACTCCCCCAGCCGGCGGACGACCGGCGATCCGGCGTGCGCTCGGCGCGAGCTTCACCGGCGCTCGAGCGCGAGGTCGATGAGGCGGCCGATCAGCTCGGGGTAGGGGATGCCGGAGGCTTCCCAGAGGCGCGGATAGGCGCTGGTCGCCGTGAAGCCCGGGATCGTGTTGATCTCGTTCACGAGCACGCGGCGGTCGCCCTCGATGAAGAAGTCCACGCGCGCCATGCCCGCGCAGTCGGTGGCCCGGAAGGCGCGCAGCGCGAGGGCGCGCACCTCCTCGGTGACTTCTGGGGCCAGTGGCGCCGGAACCTTGAACGTGGTCTGGCCCGCGCCGTACTTGGTATCGTAGTCGTACCACTCGCCCGGGTAGCACACCTCGCCCGGCACCGACACGCGTGGCTCGTCGTTGCCCAGGACCGCGACCTCCACCTCGCGGCCCTGCACCGCGCGCTCCACGATGATGCGGCGGTCGTGCTGCGCGGCGAGGTCGATGGCGGCGGGCAGATCCTCGGCGGCCTTCACCTTGCTGATGCCCACGCTCGAGCCCAGGTTGGCCGGCTTCACGAAGCACGGGAAGCCGATCTCGGCGCCGATGCCCCGCGCGATGTCCTCCCGGCCGCCGCCCTCCCAGTCGTGACGCCGGACGACCGCATACTCCACCAGCGGAAGCCCGTGGGCGCGGAAGAGATCCTTCATCGCCACCTTGTCCATGCCGACCGCGGAGGCGAGCACGCCGGCGCCGGTGTAGGGCACGCCCGCGAGCTGCAGCAGCCCCTGCACGGTGCCGTCCTCGCCCTGCGGGCCGTGGAGCAGGACCAGCATCACGTCCAGGCGGTCGCGCAGGCCGGCGGGCAGACTGTCGGAGGTCTCCATCCGCATGAGGGAGGCGCCGGTGTCCTGTGCGGTCGCGCGCTCGAGCAGCTCGTGCTTGGTGTGGGCGTCGGCGCCGCCGGCGGTCAGCGCCTGGCGCGCGGCCTCGGCGGCGAGCGCGCGCAGCGGGTCGCCGCCCACGAGCCACCGGCCGTCCTTGGCAATGCCGATCGGGACCAGCTCGAACCGGCTCCGATCCATCGCGGCCATCACCGAGGCGGCGCCGGCCAGCGAGACCTCGTGCTCGCCCGAGCGTCCACCGAAGACCACGCCCACTCGCAGCTTCCGGGGCCCGTCGGCCATGGATCCAGTTGTATCAGACCGCACGTTTACCGGGGAGAACTCGTTTGCGCGCTCAGGCCGGCTTCTGCTTCTCGCGCCATGCCCGCCACTTCGCCAGACGCTCGGCGATCTCCTTCTCGGCCCCTCGCGTGGTGGGACGGTAGTAGACGCGGCCGCGCAGCGCGTCGGGCAGATGGTCCTGGCTCACCTGCGCGTCGGGCGCGTCGTGCGCGTACTGGTAGCCGCGGCCGTAGCCGAGGTTGGCCATGAGACCGGTCGGCGCGTTGCGGAGATGCAGGGGCACCGGCTCCGCGGGATGCTCCTGGATGTCGTGGTGGACCGCGTTCCAGGCCGCGTACACCGCGTTCGACTTGGGCGCCAGGGCGAGGTAGCACACCGCCTGGGCGAGGGCCAGCTCGCCCTCGGGCGTGCCGAGGAAGTGGTAGGCGTCCTTGGCGTCGAGGGTCAGGCGCAGCGCGGCCGGGTCCGCGTTGCCCACGTCCTCGGAGGCGAAGCGCACCAGCCGGCGCGCCACGTAGAGCGGATCCTCGCCCGCCTCGAGCATGCGGCCGAGCCAGTAGAGGGCGCCATCGGGATCGGAGTCGCGCAGCGACTTGTGCAGAGCCGAGATCAGGTTGTAGTGCTGCTCGCCCGACTTGTCGTAGAGCAGGGCCTTCTTCTGGACCGCATCACGCACCGCCGCCTCGGTCACGTGCGACCTCGGCCCGGTCACCGCCAGCTCGAGCACGTTGAGCGCGGTGCGCGCGTCGCCGTCGGAGAGCCGGGCGATCAGGGCGACCGCCTCCGGCTCCACCGTGGCGCCCAGGCCGCCCAGTCCGCGCTCGCCGTCCCGCAGCGCGCGCTCGAGGATGGCCACCAGGTCCGCTTCGCCGAGCGGACGCAGCACGTACACGCGGGCCCGGGACAGCAGCGCGCCGTTGACCTCGAACGAGGGGTTCTCGGTGGTGGCGCCGATCAGGATGATCGTGCCCTTCTCGACGTAGGGCAGGAAGGCGTCCTGTTGCGCTTTGTTGAAGCGGTGGATCTCGTCCACGAACAGGATGGTCCGACGGCCGAGCCGCATGCCTTCGGCCTCCGCCTCGGTCATGACCTGGCGGATCTCCTTGACGCCGGAGGTCACGGCCGAGAACGGCACGAAGCGGGCGCCCGCCACGTCGGCCAGGAGCCGGGCCAGCGTGGTCTTGCCGGTGCCCGGCGGGCCCCACAGGATCATCGAGTGCAGCGCGCCCTCCTCGAGAGCGCGGCGGAGCGGCCGGCCCGCGTCGGTCAGTTGCGGCTGCCCCACCACCTCGTCGAGGCGGCGGGGGCGCATGCGGTCGGCGAGCGGCGCGGGGGCGCGGGGTGCGGCGGCGGGCAGCGAGTCGAACAGATCCACGCGCGCAGTATACCCAGGCGAGCGGGACGTGGCGGCCGTGAACGCGCGCCGGACGGCACGGAGGTCGCGGAGTGCCTCGACCGCCGGTGACGGGTCAGGCGAGCGCGGCGGGCAGGTCGAGCAGCGACTGGATGCGCGCGGCGATGACGACCCCGCGCTGCGACATCTCCGCGAGGTCCGGCCGGTAGGCGATGAAGGGGACGCCGGCGGCCTGCGCGGCGACGCCGTCCACCCACGAGTCGCCCACGACCACGATGCGCTCGGCCTCCGGCCAGCGCTCGCGCACCACGCGCACGCCGTCGGGATCGGGCTTCAGCCGCCGGACGTCGTCGCGCGTGACCACGAGATCCAGGTGGGCCACCAGCGCGAAGCGGGTGAGCACGTGATCGGCGACGACGCGATCGTTGTTGGTCCAGATCGCGGTGGCGAAGCCGAGATCCTTCATGGCGGCCAGCGTCTCGCGCGCGAAGGGCTCGAGGGTGGCCGCGGCCATCGCCCGCCGCTCGTGCGCCACCGGAATCGCGAGCAGCTCGGCCTCCAGATGCGGGGCCTCGCGCCGCACCAGGTCGAACAGCTCGGCGCCGGACCAGCGGAGCGCGCGCTCGGGCACGCGAATCCCGCGAGCCTTGACGAAGGCCTCCATCTCGCGGCCCACCGCCCGCAGGTCGAGCGGCGAGCTGACCAGCGTGTGGTCGAGGTCGAAGACACAGACCGCGGGGCCGGCGCCTATGCCACCGCCTCCGGCTCTCGGCGGACGAGGCCCCGCCGCAGGTCCGAGCGGGTGAGGATGTCGACGAGGTGGCCGTCCTCCGCGAGCGGCATCGCGGCCTCGATGGGGAGCGCGGCTCGGGTCATGGCGTCGCGCGCGTTCATGTCCGCTCTCCGTCGGTCTGGGCCAGGAGGTCGCGCAGCATCTCGATCCCGCCGGAGTCCAGGCGGCGATAGGCGGCGATCAGCTCGACGTCGTGCGGGAGCCGGTCGCGGAGGAGCGCCGCGGCCTGGTCCGAGCAGACCACCACGCGGGTCTTCTCCAGCATGCGATCGATCGACCACGGATCGTCGGTGGAGGCCAGGATCGGCACCACGTGCGACAGACCGGCGGACTGGACCGAGCTCAGGATGTTCTGGCTGCCGCGCGCGGTGGCGCAGACCAGTCCGACCGTCGAGCCCTCGGGCATCTCGGTGAGGCGCAGGAGCGAGGAGATGTTGGCCTCGGACAGGAGCGCCACCGCGGGAGGCCCGTCCATCGGCAGCGCCTGCTTCACCTCGTGGATGTGGAAGAACGTGGTGACCACCATGCGGTAGGGCGCGAGGAAGGCGGGCTCCCGGAAGCGGACGTCCACGTCCTCGACCAGCACCCGGTCCACCGTGATCGACAGCTCCTCCTCGAGCTGCTCGCGATAGCGCGCCAGCTCCGGATGGTTGCACTCGACCAGCAGCACGCGCTCGCGCGGGCGCCGGGGGGCGCGCGCGCTCGGGGCGCGCGCGGCGATGGTGGCCGCGATCTCCTCGTGGGTGAAGCCGAGCCGCCGCGCCCGCTCGAGCGTGTCCTGCACCAGCCGCTCCAGGCTCCGCGCGGCTCGTCCCTCGCGGGCGGGCGGCCGATCCGTCACGAAGGTGCCACGCCCGTGCTGACTTTCCAGATAGCCGTCCTGGTAGAGAGCGGCCAGCGCGCGCGCCACCGTGTTGCGATTGATGCGGAGGAAGCCGGCGAGCTGACGCACCGTCGGCAGCTGCATCGCCGGCTTCAGCGAGCCGATGTCGATCAGGTGGCGGATCTGGGTCTGGAGCTGCACGTGGACGGGCACCGCGCTCTTGCGGTTGACCCGCAGCCCCGAGGGCGGGGTGATGTGCGAGGATTCCCGCGCCACGTGCCGGCTCCTTCCTAGGCGGCGACCCGTCGCGGCGCCGCCACGCGTCGGGGCGGCCGACCGGCCACCCAGTGGCCAGCCTTGATGAGGGCATGGCCCACCATCACGCGCACGGGACGCCGAGCCGGACGAAGGCTGCGGAGAAGGGCCCACCGGGCCGCCTCGGCCCGGGCCTCATCCAGCCGCTGCCTGGCCACCTGCTCTTCGAGCTGCGGGTTCATCACGATCCTCCTGGTCCCAGATGATCTGGGGAATGTCACCGGAGCACTGGCCTAGGGCACTATGTCACGAGGCCGATCCGATGAGTCTTAATGTCCTAACATACTAGGACACACGGAAGAGGCGCGTCAACCCTTCTCTACCGGGCGCTGGGGCCGCCGCGGTGCTGCGGCGCGACGGGCTGGGCGGCATCCTCGTCCCGTTTCCGGGCGTCGAGACTATCGACATGATCGTGGTAGCCTGCGGGCTGGCGTGAGGGGGGCCTCGTACGTGCGACCGGCGCTGTTGTCGCTGCTGATCTTCACGGTGATCACCGGCCTCGTCTATCCGCTCGTGGTCACCGGCATCGCCCAGGTGGTCTTCCCCTCGCCGGCCAACGGCAGCCTGGTCGTCCAGGACGGCACCGTGGTCGGCTCGGCGCTCATCGGCCAGCCCCTCGACGCGCCCGGATACTTCCGGGGGCGGCCGTCGGCGACCGATCCGTTCCCGCACAACGCGGCGGCGTCCTCCGCCTCCGATCTGAGCCCCACGAGCCCGGCGCTGGTCGAGGCGGTGCACGCGCACGTGGCCGCGCTTCACGCCGCGGAGCCGGGCAACTCGGCGCCGGTGCCTCGCTCGACGCGGTGCGCCCTCGTGGATTACACCGAGGGGCGCTCGCTCGGATTCCTCGGCGAGCCCCGCGTCAACGTGCTCGCGCTGAACCTGCCGCTCGACGGGCGGTGAGGCCATGATCAAGCCGAGCGACGACGTGCGCGTGTGGATGGTCACCGGAGCGCTGGGCGCCATGGCCCTGGGCGTCGCGCTGATTCCGCTGCGCGGGCGGGTGGGCGCGTCGAATCTCGCGTTCGTGTTCATGGCCTTCACGATCCTGGTCGCGGAGCTGGGCGGCCGCAGCCCGGCGCTTGTCACCGCCCTGATCTCGGCGATGAGCCTGAACTTCTTCCTGACCGAGCCCTACTTGACGCTCGCGATCAGCAAGCCCGACGACGTGGTCGCTTTTTTCGCGCTGGCCGGCTGCGGGCTCATCGCGGCCGCCTTCGGCCGGCGGCGCGAGCGCCTCTCCGCCGCCGCGGGCCGCGCCGACCGCGAGCTGGGCCTGCTGAGCCGGTTCGTGGAGCGGGCGAGGGACGGCCGACCGGTCCGAGCTCTGCTCGAGGATTTGCGCGCCGGCTTCGATCTGGGCGGCCTGGTCCTGCGCGACGCGGGCGGCCGCGTACTCGCGGCGGCGCCCGAGAGCGCGGCGTCGCGGCCGGCGCCCCGCATCGCGCTGGACGCCGACACGCTGTTCGCGCCCGCCGACGATTCGCCGCGATTCGGATCGCGCGGGCTCCGGCTGCCCGACGGCGGCGGCCGGCTCACGCTGCAGACCGGACGCGGGCCGATGACGCTCGATCTCTGGGAGGGCCGCGAGGACGGTCTGCGCCTCGACGAGGCGCGCACCCTCGCGGTCGCGGCCTCGATTCTGGGTCTCGGGATGCGGTAGGCGTTCGGCTTTCGTGGTAGCGTGGCGGTATAGCCATGACGGGCACTTCGCTACGCGTCTATCTGGCTGTGGCCGCGCTCGGCGCGATGGTCGTGTCGCCTCCTCCCGCGCTCGCGGTCAGCGAACCGGAGCGGCTGTGGACGGTGGGCGACCGGGCGTTCCAGGACGGGCTCTACCCGCAGTCGCGCCGCATGCTCGAGCGTCTCGTGGAGCGCTTCCCCTCCGACACCCGGGTCCCCGACGCGACCCTGCTGCTCGGCAAGGTGCGCCTCGCCCAGAATCAGCTCGAGCCGGCCCTCGCCGCGTTCCGCAAGGCGCAGACCCTGTCTCCGGTGCCGGGCCGGCCGGACGAGGCGCGCTTCTGGGAGGGCGAGACCCTCTTCCGGATGAAGCGCTATCCGGAAGCGCGCGCGATCTACGACAAGATCCTCACCGATGATCCGAAGTCGCCCAGCGCGCCCGACGCGGTGTACGGCCTCGCCTGGGTCAATCTGGAGCTGAAGCGCCGCGACCAGGCGGCCACCGAGTTCCGTCGGCTGCTCTCGAGCTATCCCGATCACGCCACCGTGCCGTCGGCCACCTTCTATCTGGCGCGCACCGAGCTGGAGCTCAAGCACGCCGACGAGGCGGTCACGCTCCTGCGGGGATTCATCGGCAAGTACCCGGACAACCGCCTGCTACCGGACGCGCGCTACACCCTCGGCCAGGCGCTCATCGCGAGCGGGCAGACCGACGAGGGCGCGGCCGAGCTGCGCGCCTTCGCCAAGGAGTACCCGCAGCACGAGCTGGCCGCGGCGGCCCGGCGCAACGTGACCGACTCGCTCGTGCGCCAGGGCAAGAAGGGTGAGCTGGCCGAGGAGTACAAGTCGCTGACCACCCAGCGCGCGACCGCGGAGAGCCTGTACGACGCCGGCGTCGTCGCGACCAAGCTCGGCCGCCAGAAGGACGCCGACGCCGCGTGGGCCCGCCTGCGGAAGGAGTTCCCCGATCATCCGCTGAGCGGCCGCGTCTCGCTCGAGATGGCCCACACCGCGTTCACCAAGAACGCGTTCAAGGATGCCTCCACGCTGGCCCGCGCGGCGTCGCGCAGCCCCGAGGGCGCGGTCCGCGGCGAGGCCTTCGTGCTGCTGGGGGAGAGCGAGCTGAAGCAGAAGCATCACACGGCCGCCATCGCCGCCTTCAAGTCCGCGACGGACGCGTCCTCGATCGAGCCCGCCCTCCGCTATCGCGCGCTCGCGGGCACCGGCCTCGCCCACGAAGAGCAGCGGCAGTGGTCGCAGGCGGCCAAGTTCTACGAGGAGGCGGCCAAGAGCCCGGACAAGGCGCTGGCCTC
This genomic stretch from Candidatus Methylomirabilota bacterium harbors:
- a CDS encoding potassium-transporting ATPase subunit C is translated as MRGASYVRPALLSLLIFTVITGLVYPLVVTGIAQVVFPSPANGSLVVQDGTVVGSALIGQPLDAPGYFRGRPSATDPFPHNAAASSASDLSPTSPALVEAVHAHVAALHAAEPGNSAPVPRSTRCALVDYTEGRSLGFLGEPRVNVLALNLPLDGR
- the murG gene encoding undecaprenyldiphospho-muramoylpentapeptide beta-N-acetylglucosaminyltransferase, which encodes MRVVIAGGGTGGHTSPGLAVAARLREIGAEVHWIGSRRGIEARRVPETGVPFHTIPVGKLRRYWDWQNVPDLAVRAPAGLARSWRLLRRLRPSVVLATGGFVALPPALASRALRIPVVVHEQTSVPGLANRVAGRFARRIALTFPMTGEEFPRERTVLTGNPLRPELRGGSRAEACRRFGLDPAAPIVYVTGGAQGSHRLNRDVGAALPRLLEVCQVIHQCGDNPATDDRAWLTARAQALPESLHRRYALQPYVSAELRDVYAAAALIVGRSGAGTVNECCQLGLPALYVPLPGTSGDEQTANARLVEAAGGAVMFPQVSLTPDGLAYAVTRLLADPAALTAMGERARSLAQPDAADRIVRLLQEVAAAR
- a CDS encoding replication-associated recombination protein A, with the translated sequence MRPRRLDEVVGQPQLTDAGRPLRRALEEGALHSMILWGPPGTGKTTLARLLADVAGARFVPFSAVTSGVKEIRQVMTEAEAEGMRLGRRTILFVDEIHRFNKAQQDAFLPYVEKGTIILIGATTENPSFEVNGALLSRARVYVLRPLGEADLVAILERALRDGERGLGGLGATVEPEAVALIARLSDGDARTALNVLELAVTGPRSHVTEAAVRDAVQKKALLYDKSGEQHYNLISALHKSLRDSDPDGALYWLGRMLEAGEDPLYVARRLVRFASEDVGNADPAALRLTLDAKDAYHFLGTPEGELALAQAVCYLALAPKSNAVYAAWNAVHHDIQEHPAEPVPLHLRNAPTGLMANLGYGRGYQYAHDAPDAQVSQDHLPDALRGRVYYRPTTRGAEKEIAERLAKWRAWREKQKPA
- a CDS encoding HAD-IA family hydrolase — protein: MGAGPAVCVFDLDHTLVSSPLDLRAVGREMEAFVKARGIRVPERALRWSGAELFDLVRREAPHLEAELLAIPVAHERRAMAAATLEPFARETLAAMKDLGFATAIWTNNDRVVADHVLTRFALVAHLDLVVTRDDVRRLKPDPDGVRVVRERWPEAERIVVVGDSWVDGVAAQAAGVPFIAYRPDLAEMSQRGVVIAARIQSLLDLPAALA
- a CDS encoding ABC transporter substrate-binding protein is translated as MIAWLVLLQASLTIAVAGPATSPEYLPLHVAQAEGLFTAQNLAVTLRPYRSEPSAAEALASGQASLAATSLDSALRLGAVDGRPPRLVWGFTAAPPVALLVNPARKDEIRSPADLVGQTVAVPAPGAPEDQALAFLLAHAGVAPQQVMLRSLGERGAARALEGGQVAAAVLSEPYVSRIVEDGAAVVAVDLRTAREAATWLGGPSVSAALFARAGTEPDAATLRGLATALQAALTRILSTAPPALAGGLPATTVGSPADFALRLAKARDLFLPGGRVSVEALEHGVELVRGRAPLPAKVKLPAVDRLLLQEPAAGNAR
- a CDS encoding D-alanine--D-alanine ligase family protein, which encodes MADGPRKLRVGVVFGGRSGEHEVSLAGAASVMAAMDRSRFELVPIGIAKDGRWLVGGDPLRALAAEAARQALTAGGADAHTKHELLERATAQDTGASLMRMETSDSLPAGLRDRLDVMLVLLHGPQGEDGTVQGLLQLAGVPYTGAGVLASAVGMDKVAMKDLFRAHGLPLVEYAVVRRHDWEGGGREDIARGIGAEIGFPCFVKPANLGSSVGISKVKAAEDLPAAIDLAAQHDRRIIVERAVQGREVEVAVLGNDEPRVSVPGEVCYPGEWYDYDTKYGAGQTTFKVPAPLAPEVTEEVRALALRAFRATDCAGMARVDFFIEGDRRVLVNEINTIPGFTATSAYPRLWEASGIPYPELIGRLIDLALERR
- a CDS encoding DUF4118 domain-containing protein, which gives rise to MIKPSDDVRVWMVTGALGAMALGVALIPLRGRVGASNLAFVFMAFTILVAELGGRSPALVTALISAMSLNFFLTEPYLTLAISKPDDVVAFFALAGCGLIAAAFGRRRERLSAAAGRADRELGLLSRFVERARDGRPVRALLEDLRAGFDLGGLVLRDAGGRVLAAAPESAASRPAPRIALDADTLFAPADDSPRFGSRGLRLPDGGGRLTLQTGRGPMTLDLWEGREDGLRLDEARTLAVAASILGLGMR
- a CDS encoding tetratricopeptide repeat protein, whose product is MTGTSLRVYLAVAALGAMVVSPPPALAVSEPERLWTVGDRAFQDGLYPQSRRMLERLVERFPSDTRVPDATLLLGKVRLAQNQLEPALAAFRKAQTLSPVPGRPDEARFWEGETLFRMKRYPEARAIYDKILTDDPKSPSAPDAVYGLAWVNLELKRRDQAATEFRRLLSSYPDHATVPSATFYLARTELELKHADEAVTLLRGFIGKYPDNRLLPDARYTLGQALIASGQTDEGAAELRAFAKEYPQHELAAAARRNVTDSLVRQGKKGELAEEYKSLTTQRATAESLYDAGVVATKLGRQKDADAAWARLRKEFPDHPLSGRVSLEMAHTAFTKNAFKDASTLARAASRSPEGAVRGEAFVLLGESELKQKHHTAAIAAFKSATDASSIEPALRYRALAGTGLAHEEQRQWSQAAKFYEEAAKSPDKALASWAKERLATVAANGKSDAGAPKATPKSGATPQKGASPQKGTKP
- a CDS encoding GntR family transcriptional regulator, coding for MARESSHITPPSGLRVNRKSAVPVHVQLQTQIRHLIDIGSLKPAMQLPTVRQLAGFLRINRNTVARALAALYQDGYLESQHGRGTFVTDRPPAREGRAARSLERLVQDTLERARRLGFTHEEIAATIAARAPSARAPRRPRERVLLVECNHPELARYREQLEEELSITVDRVLVEDVDVRFREPAFLAPYRMVVTTFFHIHEVKQALPMDGPPAVALLSEANISSLLRLTEMPEGSTVGLVCATARGSQNILSSVQSAGLSHVVPILASTDDPWSIDRMLEKTRVVVCSDQAAALLRDRLPHDVELIAAYRRLDSGGIEMLRDLLAQTDGERT